The sequence aaaaaaaattaatattatttagtaaaaatattcaatcattaaattttaaattaatccgttaaaaatattaaatttttaaattatttttatcatcatcatcaacctctattttttttgttatgtccGACCCGAAAACAAACCCAATTACAACCCTAAACTCCCTCCTAATTGTTTCTTACTatctctaatcctaattaatattCAAAACTTACTCCTTCTACTACGTTACTGCTGCGGTTAATTTGGAGGGAACTGAGTTGCTGATTTGCGGCTGGGAAGAGGAGCACTGTTGTGCTGTCAAAACACCACCAAAGGAACCACTCCTTCTTCCTGGGCCATTGAGCTTTTCTGTCGCATGATTTACGCCTAAGAGAAGAGCGCCGTTGACTGCTATGTCTGAGGGAGAAGTGTCCTAACTTTTATTGCTCGACGTTCCTCTTCCATCGTCAGCATCTTTTCTTGGTTGGCCAAGATCCCATCTTATGATCAAGAATGCTTCCTCAGCAAAAATGCATTGTCTCTCCCAACCCTTTGTTTGCAATTAAATCGCAAAAACCTCTTACAACACCCATTGATAATCTAAATCACCAACTTTCTTTTCCAAACTCTAAATTGGAGATTGGACTTATGCTCGAAATTAGGGTGGcgctcctcctcttcctcctgcGGTAAAAATGAGTTGTCAACAACGAGAGTAGCAATCAGGTAGTCGAGTGAAGAAAAATGAGTTTGCCTTTGTGATTGATTGAATAAGGTTGAGCTGAGGCAACAGGGGCGAGTAAGGGAGGATGAGGGAAGTAATCAAGTGGTGAGGAAGAATGAGAAATGTGAGGATGAAGGGCTAAGTTAAGTGAGTAAAGAAGAATAAGAGAAGTGAGAATGAGGGGCTGAGTTAGTTGAATGAGGGTGAATAAGGGTAAGGAACTGAAGGTTATTAGGGTTGATTCTGATTTTGAAGAGTTTAGGTTAAAGAGGTTGAGTGGAGAAGATGATAGAGAGGTTAATTtgagaattttaaaaaaatttaatggggtcaatttaaaattttatgattggatatttttgtcaaataataCCTATGAAGCATGGACACTTTATTTAGTTGCTGTCTCGGCGNNNNNNNNNNNNNNNNNNNNNNNNNNNNNNNNNNNNNNNNNNNNNNNNNNNNNNNNNNNNNNNNNNNNNNNNNNNNNNNNNNNNNNNNNNNNNNNNNNNNNNNNNNNNNNNNNNNNNNNNNNNNNNNNNNNNNNNNCAGTCGGACACGGCCTAGACACAGCCCAATAGCATTTTGAAAAGTTCTCCCATTTTACCCTTTCACTTTGACAAATCACAAAAGTAAAAAACCTAATTTCCACCTCCACCCCAAACCGTCTTTGGCTCAGTGGCTCCACACCCACTCATCCTCTCCTCACCGCCGGTCTGCCGCCACCTCCAGTCGTCGCCGCCACCTTCGGTCGTCGCCGCCGTGGGTGTTCGTCGTCCCTCACCACACCCACTCACTCTCAATCTCAGCATCTCCTCTTCACTGTCGTTACTTTTGGGGTGCCTATTCGCTACCGTTCGCTACCTCTTTNNNNNNNNNNNNNNNNNNNNNNNNCGTGTTGTCGTGTCGTTTCGTGTTCTATGTCTATGTCCGTATCTGTGTTTCATAAAATAATACTAATATTTCGTGGGtataatattaatttattttttttttgttgtggtTAGTTTTTTTAACTCCAAAATTTTCAtggtcaaaaatattatttattcatAAATAAATGCGTCAATCAAAGTACTTATGAATCATTATTTGTGATTAACGATACTTTCACGATAAAAGGGAATAGTGTTATGGCATTTCTTTGTTTAGTTGAAAAGAAAAACTCAATACGAATAGAACTTACAactttttattagtattttcagttattaatttcattttttttagtttaataatctAATTGTTACGacgggtaaccggagattagtggGTTGGACTCGTTAGGTTGGTCCAAATCGTGTGAAGGAGGGAGCCCTTTGACCAGGTTCATATCTGAGGGCTTCCGTCCGACTTGTGTATGTGAGAGAATgtaggtggtacctgcaaagatactctgatgcctaagtcagcaagggtctaagcaagtttagagaatattggaacttagagatacctgagggatgtcagtgtatttatagtggtgaaccaataaccaccgttggagtagttccctCTTTTAAGGagaataaccgtccctttatcttagagaagttgagatatggctcctggaagtagGTGAGAGATTTTGGGGGCAGTTACTTGAATAAGCGTTATCTGCCAACTAATCTTCACTTCCGACTTCCTTAGGGCAAGTCGTGGTTGGAACCGACTTTTTGAGAGAAGGTTGGTGTTGAGTGAGGGTTAATCTTTGGATTGGACGTCTCATTTGAACCTGGACCTTAGTGTTGGGTCAGGTATAAcactaataatatatttttagtacatattttaaaatattattaattaattattaataaaaaataataaattatattagtagtttagtatttttttttaattgaatagaaaaatatttataataattttatttaattttctaccAAAGATTAAAGAATAGAAGGAGAGGGAGTGAAACAATATAATTATTTAGATGGGTTAATTATTAATTTGGTATTTAAAAGATTCAATCACAGacaaaaaaattcttaaaaaaaattattgacaaaTTAAAATAGTCTTTTGAATGATTTGAAAATACGACAAAAAGaactaataaatattataatttttgtaagtaataaaaaaaatttatatttaacaaACGGTTTGTCTATTATATCTAAAGTTTTGTGGCaacatttgaataaatatttagaaggTACACAAAAAATCGAAGCAAAATTTGAtctttagatttttctttttatttttcaaacaaaCAAATGTGATCAttcacaatattttttttaaaaaacaatttacttgataaaaaattatcaaattttaaaaatgaaaagattttatttttctaataatatttgaaaaaaattatatcaaaatttaatATCTAAAGTcatttttgagaatatatatttaatatctaattctttttatcatatttgttaatctttcaaaaacttttttttatttgaagtaaAGAGCTCAACACACAAGGCGGAGCATTAACAAACAGAACATGATAAACCAACAACACCCAACATGTGACATCCCGTAGTCATCTCCGACATTGTCATCAACAACCATAGGGTTCACCACCAACCCATTCGTCGGAGAATCCGAATGACCTGTTGATAATTTCCACCACACTAGAAGCTCGATTTCTGAAGATCCGCTCATTTCTTTCCATCCAAATTGACCATAATACTGCAGAGAAACCGATGAACCACCGCTTCCTGTCGTCTTTTCTCATTGAACCAGTCGTCCAACTTAGAAAGTGCTCCTTTAGGGAACCTGGCATAGTCCATAGCCTCCCAAGAGCGAATAGCCAAGCACCCCACACCTGTCAAGTGAGCTCACATCCAATAAACAAATGAAACACAGATTCTACAGACTTACGGCATAACACACACATGTTGTCGTTCTGGTTAATAACGCCTAGTCTACACAATCTATCCTTGGTATTCACCCTGCCAACCAACACAAACCAAGAAAATAGTTCAATCTTTGGAGGGACGAGACCTCTCCAGATAGCACTAGTGAAGTTATATCTCATGACGTCCTCCTGAAGAATCTCTGCTTGcatcacctgcacaaatgagttagttgaaaaagaaccAGATTTATCAAACTTCCAGATCACACTATCCTCCCGCTCACTTGTGAGCTTAGCCGTTTGTAACCTCTCATGAAGCTGGTTTAGTAGCTCCAACTCCCATTGAAATAACTCTCTCCTCCATTGGAggttccaaatccactctaacccatccccaAACCCACAATTCTCTATAAAAGATCCTTTCAAGCTTGATACCGAGAACAATCTTGGGAACACATCTTTCAATAGACCACCAGGTAGCCAGTTATCCTCCTAGAACCGGGTCGTTCCACCATTCCCTACCTCCATGGACAAGTCTCTGATCATCATTTCTCTCACATGTGGCTCTCTGATCTGGAGTTGGCATATTTTCTTCCAGGACCCCCTCTTGTAGGTACTGGCTGGCCACTCAGCATCTCAGCAGGGTTCATGTTATTACAGGAGCAGACAACTTTCTTCCATAACGGACAGTCCTCTTTCGAAAATCTCCACCACCGCTTGAAGAGTAAGGCTGTATTCAGAATCACTGTATCCCCAACTCCCAGCCCTCCTGCCTTCTTTGGAGCCATAACTAACTTCAAAAACTTATTTGTAACGTTTTTTGGAATTTGCTTTGTCAGCAGTACAAACTTTTAGGTACCATTTTAATACTTTACTCTTATTTAGactatattaatattaaaatttagcataacatatattttattaaataaaaatttccatttattattaataaatttgtCAGATTTACGTAAAATATATTTACCACTTATTATtagtaaattttttaattttttatatagatCATAGTAGAAAAAAGAATTCTTCTCTCacattaattatataaaaaataatgaaNNNNNNNNNNNNNNNNNNNNNNNNNNNNNNNNNNNNNNNNNNNNCCATTTATCATATTAAAAAtatcagaaaaaataaaaaatttataagtttGTGGGAATAATAAATCTATTACATTGTTAATTTTCTTCCATTGTGAGGTCTTTTATTGTATTTCTATTTTAGTTTCTTCTTTGATAAATGCACTTTCTAGGTAATTTATATTTTGCAATGGCTAATTTTCTTTTGGTTCAATTTAAATACAATAACTAAATCTGAATAAGTAGATAATTCTAGAATAATATTTTGGATAAAAAAAGTGGTAAAGTGATAAATTAAGAAAGTGGGGTAAATTTCATGAAAGTTACAAAATTAATAGTAATTAACTCCttactttactattttaccaacttttttattttagaggattcaaattttaatattttctattgttatatgAATAAACCTGTGAGATATATTTGTCCAGATCCTAGTATTTTGATTGTAGATACTACTAAATAGGCAATCATGGAAACAGCTGATAAAGCTCGAAACCAGGTATTGGTGGTTACTTATTTGGTGTTCAATGTTCTGCATTTAAATTTGCTCTTTTGGAAATCacttaatataaatattttaatgttTTTCTTACTGCCATAAAGAATATGAAAGTTTTTAACATTTGAAATTTTCTGAGTTAAAGCAAATCCTAGAGGTTGAGTAGTGAATTTGCAATCAATTGAGCAGTGTCCATTTAGTTCCTTCATGAAGAAAAGTATTGTCATATACTGTGAGCCATTATCTTTTGTTTGCTAAGATTTTAAATTCTTATGCAGCCCTAGCAAATTAAAAGACTCTCATAATTTGCATTTCTAATGTTTTAAAATAAATGTAgtttattaaaacaaaaacttAGGGCCGTTTGGGAAGCTTTAAGGGCAGTTTAGATAAACAATTTAATTAagcttcttttaaaaaaatagtttaaacaataaaagaatatattaaaaataacttataaataaattattttgtgtttgagtttttagttctaaaagtgtttattttatagaaatgtgataaaaagtagtagtattatgagagaagtcatttttttaacttctctacaagttcttaaataactttttagaaagctacaatttgattttgaaaattataccaaatattaatactactatttttcataagtcaaaaactcaaaaaaagcTACTTTTGAAGCTTCCCAGACAGGTCCTAAAAATAACTTTTTTGAggttttgacttatgaaaaataatagtattaaagttttggtgcaattttcaaaattaaattgtaactttttaagaagttatttaaaaacttatagagaagttaaaaaaataacttctctaataatactactactttttatcatatttttataaaataaacacttttagaattaaaaattcaaatacaaaataacttatttataagctatttttaatgtaaccatttattttttaaactatttttttaaaaaaaaacttaaactGGGCCCTCAGGATCAAAAAGAGAGGTTGGGATAGTTTTTAAAAAGGAGAAATGATGCAACTTTTTTTACGTTATAAAAGACAAACTTTTTATCTTCTTTCGGTTCTTATCAATCACTACTAAAGTattaatactaaaaataaaatgtgTACAAGAATAGTGTATACTAAAGATGGTGCATATAACATTATTCTTTTAAAAGAGTGATATTTTTCGAAATATAAAAGTTAGACACTGAATAGGAGAATTTTCCTTTATATGAATACGTTTATAGATTTATAGTACATTATTACTATTTTTCTCTCATTTTATGATCTGATTGTAGGGTTCAAGTGTAAGCATTTTAGAGAAAAATCCTAAAGTTGTTTTTGTGTTAGGTGAGCCCTGACTCATTACATTCAAATTAATATGTTTTTCATGTTCTTCTCACAAGATATTCTGCTCCATTGAAGAGTGAATATGTGTCCTGAAAATGATGCAGGTGGCCCAGGCAGTGGGAAAGGAACACAATGTACAAACATTGCCAAACTGTTTGGTTATACTCACCTCAGTGCTGGAGATCTTCTGCGAGCAGAGTCCGAATCTGATTCGGAAAATGGGTATCACTTATGAGTCATTGAGCCATTCTTTGTCTCTCTTAAAATCGTTTGAATTCAATTTAGTATGATATCATTGTTATAGCCATTTGGATCTCAAGATTATAAAATGTGTTCAATATCAATGAAGCATGATTAGGATTAGTAAAATTGTTAAAATCCTAATTATCATGTGTATCATCTTTTCTGATTTGTATTCATATATTCTTCTTTTTTAACTCATTATGATAGTATATTCTTTTGGCCATACTTTCCAAATTTATATTTCTTTCTATACAAATTTTATGTTTTTCCCCTATACTTGGTATTATTCCTTGTCAATTTCAACAGGTAAATTCTATTGTTCAAGTTTGTTAATTTTCTCTTGggtcttttcaatttctttattttttttgtgtttgacACTTCACAGAATAATGATAAAGAATGTGATGAAAGAAGGGAAAATTGTTCCTTCAGAGGTGACAGTGAAACTTCTGCAACAAAAAATGTGGAAAACTGGCAAGGATAAATTTCTCATTGATGGCTTTCCTCGTAACGACGAAAATCGAGCAGCATTTGAGAATGTGGTAAGTTCCTTTCTAAATTctaaaaatgttttaatttgtttgatttgtTTTCCAAAACGGATATATAATTCTATCAtcttttaatttgtttgatttgtAGACTGGAATAGAGCCAGCTTTTGTTCTGTATTTCGATTGTCCCGTGGAAGAGATGGAGCGGCGTCTTCTTAATAGGAACCAAGTGAGTTTTGTCtttccagaaaaaaaaaaacagagaactGTTTCTTCTAATTTTCTTATGGTTATCAgcaaattcatatttttttttggataatGAAGGCAAGAGAGGATGACAAGATTGAAACAATAAAGAAGCGATTTAAGGTTTTCTTGGAGTCTAATCCACCCGTGATTTCTTATTATGGCGAGAAAGGAAAAGTTCGCAAGGTATTTGGTATTTTGGTGCTGCAACCACAAGTGTTGATAATTGAGTTTTAAATACTTTGTAGTACTAATGGAATAAAATTTTGCTTCTTATAGATTGATGCCGCAAGGTCTATTGATAAGGTTTTTGAGTCCGTCAAGACAATTTTCGAAGCACAAGATTAGATGGGAAAACCACTATTTTAAATGCAAAAATTTGGTTATTGAAAAGAAGCTTCACAAAGCTCTCTTGTGTGTTAGGAATAAAGTTTGCCTTTGAATTCGTTAAAATTGACAACAGGATACACATGTGATCAGCCAAATGGTGGATCTCGAATACAGAAAGAAAATGCAGGATGATAGTGCCATGAGAATGAAATTATTATTGCTAAGAATTTGCACAATTGATCAATGATGAAACGTAGTAATTAGTATGGTTGGCTGACTTCAATTCTATGGTATTTCATGGTTGACTGGTTTTTAAAAACCATCGTCGGATAAGTCAATGCTTTCTCNNNNNNNNNNNNNNNNNNNNNNNNNNNNNNNNNNNNNNNNNNNNNNNNNNNNNNNNNNNNNNNNNNNNNNNNNNNNNNNNNNNNNNNNNNNNNNNNNNNNNNNNNNNNNNNNNNNNNNNNNNNNNNNNNNNNNNNNNNNNNNNNNNNNNNNNNNNNNNNNNNNNNNNNNNNNNNNNNNNNNNNNNNNNNNNNNNNNNNNNNNNNNNNNNNNNNNNNNNNNNNNNNNNNNNNNNNNNNNNNNNNNNNNNNNNNNNNNNNNNNNNNNNNNNNNNNNNNNNNNNNNNNNNNNNNNNNNNNNNNNNNNNNNNNNNNNNNNNNNNNNNNNNNNNNNNNNNNNNNNNNNNNNNNNNNNNNNNNNNNNNNNNNNNNNNNNNNNNNNNNNNNNNNNNNNNNNNNNNNNNNNNNNNNNNNNNNNNNNNNNNNNNNNNNNNNNNNNNNNNNNNNNNNNNNNNNNNNNNNNNNNNNNNNNNNNNNNNNNNNNNNNNNNNNNNNNNNNNNNNNNNNNNNCTTAGCATTCACAAAATTAaccacaaaaaattaaaattaactttatATCCATGAAATATAGGATTTTACAGAGAAAATTatctaaatcctaaaaaattaaataaaatttttaaactcTCCTTTAATATAACCTTATCCTAACTTTTGATTTTGTTTCGCATTATTACTTTTCCAATCTCAAATCCTACCATCTTTCTCATCTCCAACTACTACTTTCACTGCAACTATCACCACCCTTCCTCCTCCATCCGAGTAGGCCTTTTTCACAATTTTATGTTGCCATGCCTGAAGTGAAAAAGTCAGCGCCACCTACGCTGCATGAAGGTGTCTTCCCCTTATGCTATCGAAGATCGTCGATCTCTGGCACTGCGCACGCCAAGTGT is a genomic window of Arachis ipaensis cultivar K30076 chromosome B06, Araip1.1, whole genome shotgun sequence containing:
- the LOC107648493 gene encoding UMP-CMP kinase 3-like, producing the protein METADKARNQGSSVSILEKNPKVVFVLGGPGSGKGTQCTNIAKLFGYTHLSAGDLLRAESESDSENGIMIKNVMKEGKIVPSEVTVKLLQQKMWKTGKDKFLIDGFPRNDENRAAFENVTGIEPAFVLYFDCPVEEMERRLLNRNQAREDDKIETIKKRFKVFLESNPPVISYYGEKGKVRKIDAARSIDKVFESVKTIFEAQD